In Nostoc sp. GT001, a genomic segment contains:
- a CDS encoding FAD-dependent monooxygenase has product MVQIVIVGAGPTGVTLALLLVKRGIAVTLIEAAKDFHRVFRGEGLMPSGLEALEEMSLSALLEDIPHRQIDAWEFIIGGKQLFRVDEPMGATRPCTLVSQPPLLKALISEAQTNDGFEFIQGVTVKDLLWSNQRVAGVVLSDGKELTADLVIGADGRNSLVRQRIGLELVRQPKNIDILWFKLAASPEFAADNVFRTIVNGDRIFSIFHGAESGKLHLAWVMSATENTDPKQANWAEIFASLSPSWLAKHFRNHADTIESPIRLSVVVGYCPKWHVPGVLLLGDAAHPMSPVRAQGINLALRDVIVAANHLVPLLQKEARHQDIDMTLSHIQAEREPEIIRAQQLQLAEARQGELLRKNALLRLLLIQLAPLLRKTIQKSWLKRQYKMRQGITQVHLTV; this is encoded by the coding sequence ATAGTGCAGATTGTGATTGTGGGTGCAGGTCCAACAGGTGTAACCCTTGCCCTGCTCCTTGTAAAACGTGGTATTGCTGTAACGTTAATTGAAGCAGCAAAAGACTTTCATCGTGTATTTCGCGGTGAAGGATTAATGCCCAGTGGTTTAGAAGCCCTAGAGGAAATGAGTCTATCGGCGTTGTTGGAGGATATTCCCCATCGGCAAATCGACGCATGGGAATTCATTATCGGGGGCAAGCAGTTGTTTCGAGTTGATGAACCAATGGGGGCAACCCGACCCTGTACACTGGTTTCACAACCACCACTACTAAAAGCACTGATTTCGGAAGCTCAAACCAATGATGGATTTGAATTTATCCAAGGTGTTACTGTCAAAGATTTACTGTGGAGTAATCAACGTGTTGCAGGTGTAGTACTAAGCGATGGGAAAGAACTTACTGCTGACTTAGTGATTGGGGCAGATGGTCGAAATTCTCTTGTGCGACAACGTATAGGGTTGGAATTGGTACGTCAGCCCAAAAATATTGATATTCTCTGGTTTAAACTTGCCGCCAGTCCTGAGTTTGCAGCCGATAATGTGTTTCGTACAATTGTAAATGGCGATCGCATATTTAGTATCTTTCATGGAGCAGAATCAGGAAAACTGCATCTAGCTTGGGTGATGTCCGCAACCGAAAACACTGACCCCAAGCAAGCCAACTGGGCAGAGATTTTTGCCTCACTATCACCCTCATGGCTAGCAAAGCATTTCCGTAATCATGCAGACACAATTGAATCCCCCATTCGGCTTTCTGTTGTGGTTGGTTATTGTCCAAAATGGCACGTACCAGGAGTACTGCTTCTGGGTGACGCTGCACACCCAATGTCTCCTGTCCGCGCTCAAGGAATTAATCTCGCATTGCGTGATGTGATTGTCGCTGCTAATCATCTTGTGCCGTTGTTGCAAAAAGAAGCTAGACACCAGGATATTGACATGACACTATCGCACATCCAAGCAGAACGCGAGCCAGAAATTATCCGCGCCCAACAACTCCAGTTAGCGGAAGCTAGACAAGGCGAACTACTGCGAAAAAATGCACTACTGCGATTGCTGTTGATTCAACTTGCTCCCTTGCTCCGTAAAACAATTCAAAAGTCTTGGTTAAAGCGCCAATATAAAATGCGTCAAGGTATCACACAGGTACACTTAACTGTCTAA
- a CDS encoding dienelactone hydrolase family protein, with amino-acid sequence MTEQATTTTTINLLQDNIQVSAYLAEPKEPGSYPGVVVLQEIFGINTHIREVTERIAQLGYVAIAPALFQRIAPGFETGYRPEDIETGRSYAMQTQASELLSDIQLAIDYLKNLPQVKKDGFGCIGFCFGGHVAYLAATLPDIKATASFYGAGITTRTPGGGAPTVTRTEEITGTLYAFFGTEDASIPAEQVDEIATELEKYKIPHRVFRYDGADHGFFCDHRASYNPKAAADAWEQVKQLFGQLN; translated from the coding sequence ATGACAGAGCAAGCAACAACTACCACAACGATTAATCTTTTGCAAGATAATATTCAAGTGTCTGCTTATCTTGCAGAACCAAAAGAACCTGGATCTTACCCAGGAGTCGTAGTATTGCAAGAGATTTTTGGTATCAACACTCACATTCGAGAAGTTACAGAACGGATTGCCCAACTTGGTTATGTAGCGATCGCACCTGCACTTTTTCAACGGATTGCCCCTGGCTTTGAAACCGGATACAGACCCGAAGATATTGAAACGGGCAGAAGTTACGCCATGCAAACTCAAGCCTCAGAGTTATTAAGCGATATTCAACTAGCAATTGACTACCTCAAAAATCTGCCTCAAGTAAAAAAAGATGGTTTTGGCTGTATTGGCTTCTGCTTTGGGGGTCATGTCGCATATCTTGCAGCCACCTTGCCAGATATTAAAGCTACCGCTTCCTTCTACGGTGCTGGAATTACCACTCGCACACCGGGAGGTGGCGCTCCTACTGTCACCCGCACCGAAGAAATAACAGGTACTCTCTATGCCTTCTTTGGCACAGAAGATGCTAGCATTCCAGCCGAACAAGTAGATGAGATTGCAACAGAGTTAGAAAAATATAAAATTCCTCATCGTGTGTTTCGCTACGATGGAGCTGATCACGGATTTTTCTGCGACCACCGTGCCAGTTATAATCCTAAAGCTGCGGCCGATGCTTGGGAGCAAGTAAAACAACTCTTTGGTCAAC
- a CDS encoding GntR family transcriptional regulator — translation MIQFRIQPDSEIPASTQLFNQIRFAIASRQYPPAYKLPSTRALAMQTGLHRNTISKVYRQLEEDGFVESMAGSGIYVRAQGHEGGSRLQSPILKQNPDAYQVVQQALDELLSQGCSLNQARELFLAEIDWRLRCSARVLVAVPSYDMGAGELMVYELERSLKIPVQLVAMEELTAVLDKTTSATVVTSRYFISNVEAIAAPKAARVIPLDIYDYSKELSILKTLPKENCVGIVSLSSGIARAAEVILHGLRGDELLVMTSQPKDAYKLQAMVKRAEVIISDQASYAAVQAAVQASDEDIIRPPKLIKVENYIGANSINLLKRELGLS, via the coding sequence ATGATTCAATTCCGTATTCAGCCAGACAGCGAAATTCCCGCATCAACCCAGCTGTTTAATCAAATCCGATTTGCGATCGCTTCTCGGCAATATCCTCCTGCTTACAAATTACCAAGCACACGGGCGCTGGCAATGCAAACAGGTTTACACCGGAATACCATAAGTAAGGTTTACCGTCAACTAGAAGAAGACGGATTTGTTGAAAGTATGGCTGGTTCGGGTATTTATGTTCGCGCCCAAGGTCATGAGGGCGGTAGTAGGCTGCAATCACCAATTCTCAAACAAAATCCTGATGCATATCAAGTTGTCCAGCAAGCACTTGATGAGTTGCTTTCTCAAGGATGTTCGCTAAATCAAGCTAGAGAGCTATTTTTAGCGGAAATTGACTGGCGCTTGCGTTGTAGTGCGCGAGTATTGGTTGCAGTGCCGTCTTATGATATGGGTGCTGGAGAATTGATGGTGTATGAATTAGAGCGATCGCTAAAAATTCCAGTCCAGTTGGTAGCAATGGAAGAATTAACAGCTGTGTTAGATAAAACTACCTCTGCGACAGTCGTCACAAGTCGATATTTTATCAGTAATGTGGAAGCGATCGCAGCTCCAAAAGCTGCACGAGTAATTCCTCTGGATATCTACGACTACAGCAAAGAACTCAGCATCTTGAAAACCCTACCAAAAGAAAACTGTGTTGGGATAGTTAGCCTCAGTTCCGGGATTGCGCGAGCAGCAGAAGTCATCCTCCACGGTTTGCGGGGCGATGAACTATTGGTGATGACTTCGCAACCAAAAGATGCTTACAAACTTCAGGCAATGGTTAAACGGGCTGAGGTCATCATCAGCGATCAAGCCAGTTATGCAGCAGTGCAAGCAGCCGTACAAGCCTCTGATGAAGATATTATTCGTCCACCAAAGCTGATTAAGGTGGAAAATTATATCGGCGCTAACTCGATTAACTTGCTAAAACGAGAGCTGGGTTTAAGTTAA